The Microcoleus sp. FACHB-672 genomic interval TGAGGCTCGTTAATAGTTTGTTAGAGCGCTCAACGAAATTTTGCATCCCTTCAGCATCAAAGCCCTTCTGAGCCATCAGCGCCAAGTCATAGACATGATGGCAAATCATATTAGCTAGTTCACCAGAGGGAGATTGCCCTTCACCTTGAATAATGCTGCCTTGGCTGATATTGCCCAGGTTTTGGATCATTGGGTGAGCTGTATTGATCACCAAAATGTGTTCTTCTGGGAATTGCGACAATTCTTGTTGTTGCATCAAGGCATTCATATCACGTAGCCGGCGCAGAAATTCTGGCAAAAGAACCATTGCCGGTGGCGTACCTTTCGCATCGTCTGACTTCAGCGCCTCGGTGCGGATCGTTAGTTTCGGCTTATTTAAAGCATTTTGGAACAAATCTTTGATCTGTTCACTGCGGGTTTTGTTGGTTGTCGGATCGACAATTTCAGAGGCTTTATCTTTCTCAATCAGCTTGTCGTCGAGTTCGGAGTCTACACGAGAGAATTTAACATCTTGATACTCTCGTTCCAAGAAGCTGATGAAATGAGGATCGATGAAGGAGTCCATAAATAGGACTTCTAAACCTTGGTTCTTGTGCAATTGCACATAAGTTGATTGGTTCACTTCATCGGTGCAATAAAATACCCGGTTTTCATGGCGCTCTTTGTTGCGTTCCAGGTATTCTTTAATCGTGGTATAAGAAGGGCCACCGGCAGAATTAGATGGAGGGTTCACTTGTTGCCAAACGTCGCCTTCTTCAGATTGCACTTCCACTGCCGGCGTGTCGCTGCCGGCATTGGCATTCAGTTCGGCTGTGCTGCGGAAGATAATGATATCTTCAACTTGTTTTTTGAATTTATCATCGTTTAAGCAGCCGAATTTAACGAAGGTGCCAATATCTTGCCAGCAATTGATATATTGCTCTTTGCTGTCGCGGTACAGTTCTTTGAGGCGATCCGCAACTTTCTTGGCAATAAAATCGGCAATTTTGCGAACG includes:
- the htpG gene encoding molecular chaperone HtpG, translated to MTMLEQGTISIHTENIFPIIKKSLYSDHEIFLRELVSNAVDAIQKLKMVSLAGELSGEVEEPKIQITLDKEKKTLAISDNGIGMTVDEVKKYINQVAFSSAEEFIQKYKAGDEQPIIGHFGLGFYSSFMVAKHVEIDTLSYKEGAQAVHWSCDGSPTFQLEESSRTTRGTTITLTLQDEEGEYAESARIKQLVKTYCDFMPVPIELDGETINRQKALWRQSPSSLTKEDYLEFYRYLYPFQEEPLIWVHLNTDYPFLVNGILYFPRLKPDVDVTKGQIKLFCNQVFVSEHCEEIIPKFLLPMRGVIDSPDIPLNVSRSALQMDRTVRKIADFIAKKVADRLKELYRDSKEQYINCWQDIGTFVKFGCLNDDKFKKQVEDIIIFRSTAELNANAGSDTPAVEVQSEEGDVWQQVNPPSNSAGGPSYTTIKEYLERNKERHENRVFYCTDEVNQSTYVQLHKNQGLEVLFMDSFIDPHFISFLEREYQDVKFSRVDSELDDKLIEKDKASEIVDPTTNKTRSEQIKDLFQNALNKPKLTIRTEALKSDDAKGTPPAMVLLPEFLRRLRDMNALMQQQELSQFPEEHILVINTAHPMIQNLGNISQGSIIQGEGQSPSGELANMICHHVYDLALMAQKGFDAEGMQNFVERSNKLLTSLTERAAGV